The following is a genomic window from Rhinoraja longicauda isolate Sanriku21f unplaced genomic scaffold, sRhiLon1.1 Scf000049, whole genome shotgun sequence.
CTCCTTTTATTAGTCTGCTGGTTAAACGAACTCCACGAAGCGTTGGGTATCGGCCAGATTGTGAGTATTGTTAAGTCACTATTTTATTTGCTTTAACTGGGATGAAGCACTGGCCCAGTGGAGACACAAACCCATCCCTCACACCTCAAACCCTGGCTCCAAGCTTCAAACCATGAATTCCTGTTTGGAGTCACTACTTACTGATCCAATATGAAATAAAATcgatttaaaaattaatttgcatCCTTTAAAGAACATATTAAATGCCATAATATTTCTGGATCAGAGACTTGGGGAAATAGGGGAACAAAGAAGAATAAGTTCAGGAGGTCATGTGACTCTTGGCCTGTTCTGCCAATTGATGTGACAATGGCTAATCTATGATCTTAATTAGTAACAAAAGAGAAACCGAGGAAGAAGCCAGTCATTTAGAACGTGCCTGCTTTGTCTCCGCATTCCTTCCCCACCTACCACCATGTAGAGCCTTATATGGAGCTCTCCTCGTCTCTGCTCATTCAGCATGGAGCAGGTTAGGATGAATTTTACAGAAGGGACATTTAATTGTAATGTTTTGGCAGTGTCAGTCACGTTGGTGAAGGGGTCAATGTCAAGCCGAGAGGGTGGGGTCAGTTATTGCCATCTTTACTGACATTGCCTCATCTTGTTCTTTATCATTCCTAAATGTGTCGCTAACTAAGAACTTTTCTTTCAGTTGTTGGATTTGAAGTTCCTGACAAATTTGTGGTTGGATACGCGCTTGATTATAATGAATACTTTAGGGATTTGAATGTAAGTAGAGACTAATTCATAATTGTAGATTCTTGATTTATTAACTGCTGGCATCATTGTGCATGcatttgttgcttttattttaattaaagatGAGATCCTTGGGTTTACAAAGGAAAAACTTATGGATACTGGAAATCTACTTTcctcggtgctccggtttcctcccaagttaCAAAGATgtgtgatttgtaggttaattgcccctagtgtggatgagaaagtggcacaacatagaactcgtgtgaacaggagatcgatggttggcatagacttggtgcaccaaaggactgtttccatgctgtatctctaaactaaatcacaataaaaacacaagatgctgggaaGACTCCTTAGAAAATACCTCCCAACCCCAACTGTAGGAGGGACAAGGACAGCAGAAGCATGGGGACACCACAACCTGGAGGTTGCCCGAACCAACACTCCTGTGTTGATGCAATATGGAAAGCTGGGAGCGATCTGTGCTGCTCTCTGGATCGATGCCTGTAGGGGTTGAGGGGCCAGGCTCAACTTTATCCAAACTCACAATCA
Proteins encoded in this region:
- the LOC144612496 gene encoding hypoxanthine-guanine phosphoribosyltransferase-like; translation: MQTLLNMLQEYKPNMVKVVSLLVKRTPRSVGYRPDFVGFEVPDKFVVGYALDYNEYFRDLNHICVISEKGKEKYKA